The following proteins are encoded in a genomic region of Catharus ustulatus isolate bCatUst1 chromosome 4, bCatUst1.pri.v2, whole genome shotgun sequence:
- the SOCS2 gene encoding suppressor of cytokine signaling 2, with protein sequence MTLRSAESLESAGSSGERWGHPGAAAPVAEECREAEQLAAAMEELRRAGWYWGNMTVAEAKERLQDAPEGTFLVRDSSHSEYLLTISVKTSAGPTNLRIEYQDGKFRLDSITCVRSRLKQFNSVVHLIEYYVLMCKDRTETPSNGTVHLYLNKPLYTSAPSLQHRCRIAINKSTNQIWELPLPTRLKEYLKEYQYQV encoded by the exons atGACCCTGCGCTCCGCCGAGTCCCTGGAGAGCGCGGGGAGCTCCGGGGAGCGCTGGGGGCAccccggggcggcggcgcccgTTGCCGAGGAGTGCCGTGAGGCGGAGCAGCTGGCCGCGGCTATGGAGGAGCTGCGGCGGGCAG GATGGTACTGGGGCAACATGACTGTTGCTGAAGCCAAAGAAAGGTTACAGGATGCCCCTGAAGGGACCTTTTTGGTTAGGGATAGTTCGCATTCAGAGTATCTACTGACTATATCAGTAAAAACTTCTGCGGGACCGACCAATCTACGTATAGAATATCAAGACGGCAAGTTTAGACTGGACTCTATCACTTGTGTCAGATCTAGACTTAAACAGTTCAACAGCGTTGTGCATTTGATTGAGTACTATGTTCTTATGTGCAAGGATAGAACTGAAACACCTTCAAATGGAACAGTTCACCTTTACTTGAACAAACCCCTCTATACATCTGCTCCATCTCTGCAACACCGCTGCAGAATAGCTATAAACAAGAGCACAAATCAGATCTGGGAGCTGCCATTACCAACAAGACTAAAAGAGTACTTGAAAGAGTATCAATACCAGgtataa